A section of the Myxocyprinus asiaticus isolate MX2 ecotype Aquarium Trade chromosome 40, UBuf_Myxa_2, whole genome shotgun sequence genome encodes:
- the LOC127430908 gene encoding neuronal acetylcholine receptor subunit alpha-9, with protein sequence MRHRLWELNDNICCILFHETVRVFIPNFSRHKMNPRSILASLHLIITIDFIPVCLCAQGRYAYKLLNDLFVNYTNALRPVEDTDNIINVTLQITLSQIIDMDERNQILTTYLWIRQVWFDAYLTWNKTDYDGLDTIRIPSSYVWRPDIVLYNNADDQFSSSMETNVVIRNDGQIMWDQPAISKSSCKVDVSFFPFDAQQCRLTFGSWTHNGNQMDLHNALDSADLADFVENVEWKVLGMPAKKNIILYGCCSDPYPDITYTLHLKRRASFYIFNLLIPCMMISFLAPLGFYLPADSGEKVSLGVTVLLALTVFQLLVAESMPPSENVPLIGKYYIATMTMVTASTALTIFIMNIHHCGPEAQPVPAWARLFILHYLARICFVYDVGQSCLSAHPDKPAQKGTNCTVNGQARGEDFALTVQGVSTSDVCPFETKDNLNEDVSPTLSPGPGKDWPSGWKDGTSVGINHGEMAGATGGCGGRFREGGEGGKESVKKREILLEGQCICHHQTLLRNVEYIANCYHDQKATQRRSGEWRKVAKVMDRFFMWIFFIMVFLMSLLIIGKAV encoded by the exons ATGAGG CATCGATTATGGGAACTGAACGACAACATCTGCTGCATCCTGTTTCATGAGACCGTAAGAGTTTTTATTCCCAATTTTTCACGGCATAAAATGAATCCACGTAGCATTTTGGCTTCTCTTCATCTGATTATCACAATTGATTTTATTCCAG tgtgtttgtgtgcccaGGGGAGATATGCATACAAGCTGCTGaatgatttatttgtgaattacaCCAATGCATTGAGGCCCGTGGAGGACACGGACAACATCATTAATGTCACCTTGCAGATCACTCTCTCCCAGATCATTGATATG GATGAAAGAAACCAGATCCTCACAACATACCTGTGGATTCGTCAGGTGTGGTTTGATGCCTACCTCACCTGGAATAAGACAGACTACGATGGACTTGATACCATCCGTATACCTAGTAGTTATGTATGGAGACCTGATATTGTCCTATATAACAA TGCAGATGATCAGTTCTCCAGCTCCATGGAGACCAATGTGGTAATCCGCAATGATGGCCAGATTATGTGGGACCAGCCAGCAATAAGCAAGAGCTCCTGCAAGGTGGATGTGTCCTTTTTCCCCTTTGATGCACAGCAGTGCCGCCTCACCTTTGGTTCTTGGACCCACAACGGCAACCAGATGGACCTTCATAACGCTCTGGACAGTGCTGATCTGGCCGACTTTGTGGAGAACGTAGAGTGGAAGGTTCTGGGAATGCCAGCTAAGAAGAACATTATTCTCTATGGCTGCTGCTCAGACCCCTATCCAGATATCACCTACACGCTTCACCTGAAGAGAAGAGCTTCCTTTTATATCTTCAATCTGCTCATACCCTGCATGATGATCTCCTTCCTGGCTCCATTGGGCTTCTACCTGCCAGCTGACTCTGGAGAGAAAGTGTCCTTAGGGGTCACAGTGTTACTGGCCCTTACTGTCTTCCAGCTGTTGGTCGCCGAAAGCATGCCTCCTTCAGAAAATGTGCCACTCATTG GGAAATATTACATTGCCACAATGACCATGGTCACAGCCTCTACTGCCTTGACCATCTTTATTATGAACATCCACCATTGTGGGCCAGAGGCCCAACCTGTTCCTGCCTGGGCACGGCTCTTTATCCTGCACTACCTGGCTCGGATTTGCTTTGTTTATGACGTGGGACAGAGCTGCCTGTCTGCCCATCCAGACAAACCTGCTCAGAAGGGAACCAACTGCACTGTTAATGGCCAGGCCAGGGGAGAAGACTTTGCTCTGACGGTACAAGGTGTTTCAACCAGTGATGTGTGTCCATTTGAAACAAAGGACAATTTGAATGAAGATGTCAGTCCAACGTTATCTCCAGGCCCAGGAAAGGATTGGCCCAGTGGCTGGAAAGATGGTACTAGTGTGGGCATTAACCATGGAGAGATGGCAGGAGCTACAGGAGGGTGTGGAGGGAGATTCAGGGAGGGTGGAGAGGGTGGAAAAGAATCAGTGAAGAAGAGAGAGATACTTCTTGAAGGTCAGTGTATCTGCCATCATCAAACACTCCTGAGGAATGTTGAGTACATCGCTAACTGTTACCATGACCAGAAGGCCACACAGAGACGGAGCGGGGAGTGGCGGAAAGTTGCCAAAGTCATGGATCGTTTCTTTATGTGGATATTCTTCATAATGGTCTTTCTCATGAGTTTGCTGATTATAGGGAAAGCTGTCTGA